In one window of Falco biarmicus isolate bFalBia1 chromosome 16, bFalBia1.pri, whole genome shotgun sequence DNA:
- the LOC130159588 gene encoding ribosome-binding protein 1-like gives MDVYDPQMLNLVLFGGLMVVSAIGIFLVFTFMEKVLRPSEEALAKQGKGLKKTQQKEKEKKKKEEAVEEKGKGKKHQEKPNGQVPEAHQSAPVVSSVTIKKSNVLPAHEEQKHNGPVKKVAASKKKSEPAPADSDGPLYLPYKTLVSTVSSTVFGEGEAQRLIEILTEKAGIVQDSWHAAKQKGDPVTVLKRQLEEKEKQLATKQEAAAAARNKVEELSQELAAERAKATAVEGKLKEQLLAREQEMAAVQARVQASYQDHVSETQQLQGKIRTLQEQLENGPDTQLARLQQENSILSDAFCQIRSQMESKQNAEVARLQEWCGKLMNELSEKSEVLRQEEQLRKSWKMKVAALERQMEQLQEKLGKKKKRKNRGQAASELQERPKVTQDQLAKGRLKKCKEQLQETGEEDSLKEGTSV, from the exons ATGGATGTCTATGACCCTCAGATGCTGAATCTTGTGCTCTTTGGAGGTCTGATGGTGGTATCAGCCATCGGGATCTTCCTGGTGTTCACCTTCATGGAGAAGGTCCTCCGTCCTTCTGAGGAAGCCTTGGCCAAGCAAGGCAAAGGGCTTAAGAAGactcagcagaaggaaaaagagaaaaagaagaaagaggaagctgttgaggaaaaaggaaaaggaaagaaacatcaAGAGAAACCTAATGGACAGGTCCCAGAGGCGCACCAAAGTGCTCCAGTGGTCAGCTCTGTCaccataaagaaaagcaatgttcTTCCAGCCCATGAGGAGCAGAAGCATAATGGACCTGTCAAGAAGGTGGCTGCATCCAAGAAGAAGAGCGAGCCAG cacctgcgGACTCGGATGGGCCCCTCTACCTGCCCTACAAGACGCTCGTGTCCACGGTCAGCAGCACGGTGTTCGGCGAGGGGGAGGCCCAGCGGCTCATCGAGATCCTGACGGAGAAAGCGGGCATCGTCCAGGACTCCTGGCACGCG GCCAAGCAGAAGGGTGACCCTGTCACTGTCCTGAAACgccagctggaggagaaggagaagcagctcgCCACcaagcaggaggctgcagccgcTGCCAGAAAcaaggtggaggagctgagcCAG GAGCTGGCGGCCGAGCGGGCCAAGGCGACGGCCGTGGAGGGCAagctgaaggagcagctgctggcccgCGAGCAGGAGATGGCAGCGGTGCAGGCACGCGTGCAGGCCAGCTACCAGGACCATGTCAGCGAAacgcagcagctgcagggcaag ATCCGcaccctgcaggagcagctggagaatgGCCCCGACACGCAGCTGGCTcgcctgcagcaggagaactCCATCCTGAGCGATGCCTTCTGCCAGATCAGAAGTCAGATGGAGAGCAA GCAAAACGCTGAGGTGGCCAGGTTACAGGAGTGGTGCGGCAAGCTGATGAACGAGCTGTCTGAGAAGTCAGAGGTGCTGCGgcaagaggagcagctgaggaagagctgGAAGATGAAAGTGGCGGCCTTGGAGAGGCagatggagcagctgcag gaaaaactaggaaaaaaaaaaaaaagaaagaaccgGGGCCAGGCAGCAAGCGAACTACAGGAGCGACCGAAGGTTACCCAGGaccaactggccaaagggagaCTGAAGAAGTGTAAAGAACAGCTTCAGGAAACG ggggaagaggacaGTTTGAAGGAAGGGACTTCAGTCTGA
- the LOC130159587 gene encoding ribosome-binding protein 1-like, whose translation MDVYDPQMLNLVLFGGLMVVSAIGIFLVFTFMEKVLRPSEEALAKQGKGLKKTQQKEKEKKKKEEAVEEKGKGKKHQEKPNGQVPEAHQSAPVVSSVTIKKSNVLPAHEEQKHNGPVKKVAASKKKSEPAPADSDGPLHLPYKTLVSTVSSTVFSEGEAQRLIEILTEKAGIVQDSWHAAKQKGDPVTVLKRQLEEKEKQLATKQEAAAAARNKVEELSQELAAERAKATAVEGKLKEQLLAREQEMAAVQARVQASYQDHVSETQQLQGKIRTLQEQLENGPDTQLARLQQENSILSDAFCQIRSQMESKQNAEVARLQEWCGKLMNELSEKSEVLRQEEQLRKSWKMKVAALERQMEQLQEKLGKKKKRKNRGQAASELQERPKVTQDQLAKGRLKKCKEQLQETGEEDSLKEGTSV comes from the exons ATGGATGTCTATGACCCTCAGATGCTGAATCTTGTGCTCTTTGGAGGTCTGATGGTGGTATCAGCCATCGGGATCTTCCTGGTGTTCACCTTCATGGAGAAGGTCCTCCGTCCTTCTGAGGAAGCCTTGGCCAAGCAAGGCAAAGGGCTTAAGAAGactcagcagaaggaaaaagagaaaaagaagaaagaggaagctgttgaggaaaaaggaaaaggaaagaaacatcaAGAGAAACCTAATGGACAGGTCCCAGAGGCGCACCAAAGTGCTCCAGTGGTCAGCTCTGTCaccataaagaaaagcaatgttcTTCCAGCCCATGAGGAGCAGAAGCATAATGGACCTGTCAAGAAGGTGGCTGCATCCAAGAAGAAGAGCGAGCCAG cacctgcgGACTCGGATGGGCCCCTCCACCTGCCCTACAAGACGCTCGTGTCCACGGTCAGCAGCACGGTGTTCAGTGAGGGGGAGGCCCAGCGGCTCATCGAGATCCTGACGGAGAAAGCGGGCATCGTCCAGGACTCCTGGCACGCG GCCAAGCAGAAGGGTGACCCTGTCACTGTCCTGAAACgccagctggaggagaaggagaagcagctcgCCACcaagcaggaggctgcagccgcTGCCAGAAAcaaggtggaggagctgagcCAG GAGCTGGCAGCCGAGCGGGCCAAGGCGACGGCCGTGGAGGGCAagctgaaggagcagctgctggcccgCGAGCAGGAGATGGCAGCGGTGCAGGCACGCGTGCAGGCCAGCTACCAGGACCATGTCAGCGAAacgcagcagctgcagggcaag ATCCGcaccctgcaggagcagctggagaatgGCCCCGACACGCAGCTGGCTcgcctgcagcaggagaactCCATCCTGAGCGATGCCTTCTGCCAGATCAGAAGTCAGATGGAGAGCAA GCAAAACGCTGAGGTGGCCAGGTTACAGGAGTGGTGCGGCAAGCTGATGAACGAGCTGTCTGAGAAGTCAGAGGTGCTGCGgcaagaggagcagctgaggaagagctgGAAGATGAAAGTGGCGGCCTTGGAGAGGCagatggagcagctgcag gaaaaactaggaaaaaaaaaaaaaagaaagaaccgGGGCCAGGCAGCAAGCGAACTACAGGAGCGACCGAAGGTTACCCAGGaccaactggccaaagggagaCTGAAGAAGTGTAAAGAACAGCTTCAGGAAACG ggggaagaggacaGTTTGAAGGAAGGGACTTCAGTCTGA